Proteins found in one Sphingomonas sp. SORGH_AS_0879 genomic segment:
- the gmk gene encoding guanylate kinase produces the protein MSNSPAHPDDPHKLKRRGMLFVLSSPSGAGKSTIARKLLADDDGLQMSVSATTREMRPGEVDGKDYHFVDLEEFRRMVANDEFLEWAHVFDNRYGTPRAQVEAMLAAGKDVLFDIDWQGAQQLFQIAGGDVVRVFIFPPSMEELRQRLERRATDSVEVIDARMARAANEVSHWDGYDYVLVNDDVEQCFQGVKTILQAERLKRSRQTGLIGFIRKLTTK, from the coding sequence ATGTCCAATTCGCCTGCCCATCCCGACGATCCCCACAAGCTGAAGCGCCGCGGCATGCTGTTCGTGCTGTCCTCTCCCTCGGGCGCGGGCAAGTCGACCATCGCGCGCAAGCTGCTGGCCGATGATGACGGCCTGCAAATGTCGGTGTCGGCGACGACGCGCGAAATGCGGCCCGGCGAGGTCGATGGGAAGGACTATCACTTCGTCGATCTGGAAGAGTTTCGCCGGATGGTGGCGAATGACGAATTCCTCGAATGGGCGCATGTCTTCGACAATCGCTATGGCACCCCGCGCGCACAGGTCGAGGCGATGCTGGCGGCGGGCAAGGACGTTCTGTTCGACATCGACTGGCAGGGTGCGCAGCAGCTTTTCCAGATCGCGGGCGGCGACGTGGTGCGCGTGTTCATCTTCCCCCCCTCGATGGAGGAACTCCGCCAGCGGCTGGAGCGCCGTGCGACCGATTCGGTCGAGGTGATCGACGCCCGCATGGCCCGCGCCGCGAACGAGGTCAGTCACTGGGACGGGTACGACTATGTTCTGGTCAACGACGATGTGGAGCAATGCTTCCAGGGGGTGAAGACCATCCTCCAGGCCGAACGGCTGAAGCGTTCGCGCCAGACCGGGCTGATCGGATTCATCCGGAAGCTGACGACGAAGTAA
- the hemW gene encoding radical SAM family heme chaperone HemW codes for MSSAISTVSPLAPAPLALYVHWPFCVSKCPYCDFNSHVRESVDQAAWAKALLADLAHEAAALPGRRLTSIFFGGGTPSLMPPATVAAILDAAERHWGFAEGIEITLEANPSSVEAARFADLAAAGVNRASLGVQALDDEALHFLGRAHGVDEALRALQTAQGLFGRVSFDLIYARPGQPLPDWEAELTRAIGYGTEHLSLYQLTIEPGTRFHTEAAAGRLTIPDGDAAADLFETTRAITAAAGLPAYETSNHARIGAESRHNLTYWRYGDYAGIGPGAHGRREGVATVRRKKPENWMTAVERNGHGIEVEETLPPITRATEALVMGLRLTEGVDLARVTTLAGGRYMVDRDAVALLSRQGLVRMEAERLIVTDAGALLLDAILREVVVTESVS; via the coding sequence ATGTCCTCCGCAATATCGACCGTTTCGCCTTTGGCCCCCGCCCCGCTGGCGCTTTATGTCCATTGGCCCTTCTGCGTCTCCAAATGCCCCTATTGCGACTTCAACAGCCATGTCCGCGAATCGGTGGACCAGGCGGCGTGGGCCAAGGCGCTGCTCGCCGACCTGGCGCATGAGGCGGCGGCGTTGCCGGGGCGGCGGTTGACGTCGATCTTCTTCGGCGGTGGCACCCCCTCGCTGATGCCGCCCGCCACCGTCGCCGCGATCCTGGACGCCGCCGAGCGCCATTGGGGCTTTGCCGAGGGGATCGAGATCACGCTGGAGGCCAATCCCTCTTCGGTCGAGGCGGCCCGCTTCGCCGATCTCGCCGCCGCCGGGGTGAACCGCGCCTCGCTGGGCGTGCAGGCGCTGGATGACGAGGCGCTGCATTTCCTAGGCCGCGCACACGGCGTGGACGAGGCGCTGCGCGCACTCCAGACGGCACAAGGATTGTTCGGTCGGGTCAGCTTCGACCTGATCTATGCCCGCCCCGGCCAGCCTTTGCCCGACTGGGAGGCCGAGCTGACCCGTGCGATCGGCTATGGCACCGAGCATCTGTCGCTGTACCAACTGACGATCGAGCCCGGCACTCGCTTCCATACCGAGGCGGCGGCGGGGCGGCTGACCATCCCCGACGGCGATGCCGCCGCCGACCTGTTCGAGACGACGCGCGCGATCACCGCCGCCGCCGGGTTGCCCGCCTATGAAACCTCCAATCATGCCCGGATCGGGGCGGAGAGCCGCCATAACCTGACCTATTGGCGCTATGGCGACTATGCCGGGATCGGCCCCGGCGCACATGGCCGACGCGAGGGCGTGGCGACGGTGCGCCGCAAGAAACCCGAAAACTGGATGACGGCGGTTGAGCGCAACGGCCATGGCATCGAGGTGGAGGAAACCCTCCCCCCCATCACCCGCGCGACCGAGGCGCTGGTCATGGGGCTACGCCTGACCGAGGGCGTGGACCTGGCGCGCGTGACGACGCTGGCCGGGGGACGCTATATGGTGGACCGGGATGCGGTGGCCCTGCTGTCGCGGCAAGGGCTGGTGCGGATGGAGGCCGAGCGGCTGATCGTCACCGATGCGGGCGCGTTGCTGCTCGATGCGATCCTGCGCGAAGTGGTGGTGACCGAATCGGTTTCGTGA
- a CDS encoding vgr related protein, producing the protein MTKRPLTPAEEALARSVFGDAIDYDRVRLSPTKWAFFQPRNTVMAPTGCIHFHPEGGLWREDFGACPLHEQGLFVHEMVHIWQHQRGIFLPLKRHPFCRYDYALKPGQAFTRYGIEQQAEIVRHAFLLRRGAVVAGAPPVAQYETLVPFRGA; encoded by the coding sequence GTGACGAAACGTCCCCTCACTCCCGCGGAGGAAGCGCTGGCGCGAAGCGTCTTCGGCGACGCGATCGATTATGACCGGGTGCGGCTGTCCCCGACCAAATGGGCGTTCTTCCAACCGCGCAACACGGTGATGGCGCCGACCGGCTGCATCCATTTCCACCCCGAGGGCGGACTGTGGCGCGAGGATTTCGGCGCCTGCCCGCTGCATGAACAGGGGCTGTTCGTGCATGAGATGGTGCATATCTGGCAGCATCAGCGGGGCATCTTCCTGCCGCTGAAGCGCCATCCCTTCTGCCGGTACGACTATGCGCTGAAGCCGGGGCAGGCGTTCACCCGCTATGGCATCGAGCAGCAGGCGGAGATCGTGCGCCATGCCTTTCTGTTGCGGCGGGGCGCGGTGGTGGCGGGCGCGCCGCCGGTGGCTCAGTATGAGACGCTGGTGCCGTTTCGGGGGGCTTAG
- the gshB gene encoding glutathione synthase, with protein sequence MSKPLTVAVQMDPMDQINIAGDSTFALMLSAQTRGHRLFHYDAGDLNWSDGHLWTRAHPVTVQRVAGDHYDFGDPVKLDLGDEADVVLMRQDPPFDLGYITATHLLERVAEKTLVVNNPRSVRNAPEKVFVLDYPQFMPPTLVTRSLDEARAFLAQHGEIVIKPLHGNGGKAIFKVGRDGANLSALIEVFNTAYREPHMVQAFLPAVAKGDKRIVLIDGEVAGAINRLPGEGEIRSNLAVGGSAQKTELTEREREICAVLGPELKRRGLLFVGIDVIGGEWLTEINVTSPTGIVAIEKFDGTDVAALIWDAIEAKVAAKG encoded by the coding sequence ATGTCCAAGCCACTGACCGTCGCCGTCCAGATGGACCCGATGGACCAGATCAACATCGCGGGCGATTCGACCTTCGCGCTGATGCTCTCCGCCCAGACGCGTGGGCACAGGCTGTTTCATTACGATGCGGGCGACCTCAACTGGTCGGACGGGCATCTCTGGACCAGGGCTCACCCCGTCACCGTCCAGCGGGTCGCGGGCGACCATTACGACTTCGGCGATCCCGTAAAACTCGATCTGGGCGATGAGGCCGATGTCGTGCTGATGCGGCAGGACCCGCCCTTCGACCTGGGCTATATCACCGCGACCCATTTGCTGGAGCGGGTCGCCGAGAAGACGCTGGTGGTCAACAATCCGCGCAGCGTGCGCAACGCGCCGGAAAAGGTCTTCGTCCTCGACTATCCGCAGTTCATGCCGCCGACGCTGGTCACCCGCTCGCTCGACGAAGCGCGTGCGTTCCTGGCCCAGCATGGCGAGATCGTCATCAAGCCTCTCCACGGCAATGGCGGCAAGGCGATCTTCAAGGTCGGGCGCGACGGCGCGAACCTGTCCGCGCTGATCGAGGTGTTCAACACCGCCTATCGCGAGCCGCACATGGTCCAGGCGTTCCTCCCCGCCGTGGCCAAGGGCGACAAGCGCATCGTCCTGATCGACGGCGAAGTGGCGGGCGCGATCAACCGCCTGCCGGGCGAAGGCGAGATTCGCTCCAACCTGGCGGTCGGCGGTTCGGCGCAGAAGACCGAGCTGACGGAGCGCGAGCGCGAGATCTGCGCGGTGCTCGGGCCGGAACTCAAGCGGCGCGGGCTGCTGTTCGTCGGGATCGACGTGATCGGCGGCGAATGGCTGACCGAGATCAACGTCACCTCCCCCACGGGCATCGTCGCGATCGAGAAATTCGACGGCACCGATGTCGCCGCGCTGATCTGGGACGCGATCGAGGCCAAGGTCGCGGCGAAGGGTTAA
- the rph gene encoding ribonuclease PH, with protein MRPSGRMPDQMRPITIEPNFTRHAEGSVLIGFGDTKVLVTASVEERVPPFLRGKGEGWVTAEYGMLPRATHTRGSREAAKGKQSGRTQEIQRLIGRSLRAVCDLKALGERQITLDCDVIQADGGTRTAAISGAWVALRMAVNKLLAEGKLTSDPIRHKVAAVSCGIHQGTPVLDLDYIEDSGADADANFVLIENGHIAEVQATAEHATYDEEALLRLLRLARMGCTEIFAAQDRAIRA; from the coding sequence ATGCGCCCGTCCGGCCGGATGCCCGACCAGATGCGTCCCATCACCATCGAGCCGAATTTCACCCGCCACGCCGAAGGATCGGTGCTGATCGGGTTCGGCGATACCAAGGTGCTCGTCACCGCCAGCGTCGAGGAGCGCGTCCCCCCCTTCCTGCGCGGCAAGGGCGAAGGCTGGGTCACGGCCGAATATGGCATGCTCCCCCGCGCCACCCACACGCGCGGCAGTCGCGAGGCGGCCAAGGGCAAGCAGTCGGGCCGCACCCAGGAAATCCAGCGGCTGATCGGCCGATCCTTGCGCGCCGTCTGCGACCTGAAGGCGCTGGGCGAGCGGCAGATCACGCTCGACTGCGACGTGATCCAGGCCGATGGCGGCACCCGCACCGCCGCCATTTCGGGCGCATGGGTCGCACTGCGCATGGCGGTCAACAAGCTCCTCGCCGAGGGCAAGCTGACCAGCGATCCGATCCGCCACAAGGTCGCCGCCGTGTCCTGCGGCATCCATCAGGGCACGCCCGTGCTCGACCTCGACTATATCGAGGATTCGGGTGCCGATGCCGACGCGAACTTCGTGCTGATCGAGAACGGCCATATCGCCGAGGTCCAGGCGACCGCCGAACACGCCACCTATGACGAAGAGGCGCTGCTCCGTCTGCTCCGCCTGGCGCGCATGGGCTGTACCGAGATCTTCGCCGCGCAGGACCGGGCGATCCGCGCATGA
- the rsmI gene encoding 16S rRNA (cytidine(1402)-2'-O)-methyltransferase produces the protein MTIPVTQSEPILEPGLYIVATPIGNLGDLSPRAANILTKADVIAVEDSRVTAGLLRHIGIKRPMQPYHDHNAEHVRPGLIARMATQAVALVSDAGTPLISDPGYKLVRDARAAGHMVVTIPGPCAAIAALTLAGLPTDRFLFAGFLPPKEKARADAIAEIAGIRATLVLYESGPRLAATLTALAEGLGDREAAVTREITKKFEEAVTGTLSTLAARYAEGGPKGEIAIVVAPPGEAPPATEQDADAALAEALTRLPVGRAASEVAKALGLDRKTLYARALAMKDDNSGD, from the coding sequence ATGACGATCCCCGTGACCCAATCCGAACCTATTCTCGAACCCGGCCTGTACATCGTCGCGACCCCTATCGGCAATCTCGGCGATCTGTCCCCCCGCGCGGCCAACATATTGACAAAGGCCGATGTCATCGCGGTGGAGGACAGCCGCGTGACCGCCGGGCTGCTCCGCCATATCGGCATCAAACGGCCCATGCAGCCCTATCATGACCATAATGCCGAGCATGTCCGCCCCGGCCTGATCGCCCGCATGGCGACCCAGGCGGTGGCGCTGGTTTCCGACGCGGGCACGCCGCTGATCTCCGACCCCGGCTACAAGCTGGTCCGCGATGCGCGCGCGGCGGGCCACATGGTCGTGACGATCCCCGGCCCCTGCGCCGCCATCGCCGCGCTGACGCTGGCGGGCCTGCCGACCGACCGGTTCCTGTTCGCGGGCTTCCTGCCGCCCAAGGAAAAGGCGCGCGCCGACGCCATTGCCGAGATCGCGGGCATCCGGGCGACGCTGGTCCTCTACGAATCGGGGCCCCGCCTCGCCGCGACGCTGACCGCGCTGGCGGAAGGATTGGGCGACCGCGAGGCGGCGGTGACGCGCGAGATCACCAAGAAGTTCGAGGAGGCGGTGACCGGCACCCTCTCCACCCTCGCCGCCCGCTATGCCGAAGGGGGCCCCAAGGGCGAGATCGCGATCGTCGTCGCACCGCCGGGCGAAGCGCCCCCCGCCACCGAACAGGACGCCGACGCCGCGCTGGCAGAAGCGCTGACCCGCCTGCCCGTCGGTCGCGCGGCAAGCGAGGTGGCCAAGGCGCTGGGGCTCGACCGCAAGACGCTCTATGCCCGCGCACTGGCGATGAAGGACGACAATTCAGGCGATTAG
- a CDS encoding CAP domain-containing protein, whose protein sequence is MMRPDMAAMVALRHLLSLPVLAALLAGCGPMVSAPKMSAQGGSTERAPARVVEQRPSDTPAARGAGLLRQAMLDGHRAARAEVGLPPLVWDDRLAASALAYAQEMARTGRFQHAEQPMGPTRQGENLWTGTRGAYRYDEMMGHWVAEKRDFVNLPIPQASRTGQFGDVAHYTQIVWARSTAVGCAMASNRRDDFLVCRYSPTGNVVGERSF, encoded by the coding sequence ATGATGCGCCCCGATATGGCGGCGATGGTCGCACTTCGCCATCTCTTATCGCTGCCCGTCCTTGCCGCCTTGCTGGCGGGATGCGGGCCCATGGTGTCCGCGCCCAAGATGTCCGCTCAGGGCGGCTCGACCGAGCGCGCCCCGGCGCGGGTAGTCGAGCAACGCCCCTCCGACACACCCGCCGCACGCGGGGCGGGTCTGCTCCGTCAGGCGATGCTGGACGGCCACCGCGCGGCGCGGGCCGAGGTCGGGCTGCCACCGCTGGTCTGGGACGACCGGCTGGCGGCGAGTGCCTTGGCCTATGCGCAGGAGATGGCGCGGACCGGGCGCTTCCAGCATGCCGAGCAGCCGATGGGGCCGACCCGACAGGGCGAGAATCTGTGGACCGGCACGCGCGGCGCCTATCGCTATGACGAGATGATGGGGCATTGGGTGGCGGAGAAGCGCGATTTCGTGAACCTGCCCATCCCCCAGGCCAGCCGCACCGGTCAGTTCGGCGACGTGGCGCATTACACCCAGATCGTCTGGGCCCGATCCACGGCGGTCGGTTGCGCGATGGCGAGCAACAGGCGCGACGACTTCCTCGTTTGCCGCTATAGCCCCACCGGTAACGTCGTCGGCGAGCGGAGCTTCTGA
- the cutA gene encoding divalent-cation tolerance protein CutA, with translation MSDDAIVVMCAAASREEAAVIAQALVEGRLAACVQMMPIESWYRWNGAVQHEPEVMLHIKTLRSRFAPLCEAIEALHSYDVPEIVAVPITDASPRYLAWLRDETRP, from the coding sequence TTGAGCGACGACGCCATCGTCGTGATGTGCGCGGCGGCCTCCCGCGAAGAGGCCGCCGTCATCGCCCAGGCGCTGGTGGAAGGGCGGCTGGCCGCCTGTGTTCAGATGATGCCGATTGAAAGCTGGTATCGCTGGAACGGCGCGGTGCAGCACGAGCCGGAGGTGATGCTGCACATCAAGACGCTTCGGAGCCGCTTCGCCCCATTGTGCGAGGCGATCGAGGCGCTGCACAGCTATGACGTGCCGGAGATCGTCGCCGTGCCGATCACCGACGCCTCGCCGCGCTATCTGGCGTGGTTGCGGGATGAAACGCGGCCCTGA
- the rdgB gene encoding RdgB/HAM1 family non-canonical purine NTP pyrophosphatase, giving the protein MSGEGNGRQAIRKLEPGKLVLASHNKGKIVEFRELLAPYGVEVIAAGDLDLPEPEETGTTFVANAELKALAAADLSGLPALSDDSGLCVDALGGDPGLFSARWAGPTKDFAMAMRAVEDRLNEEPDMSRAAHFVCALAVGWPDGHVEWFEGRVDGTIVWPPRGDKGHGYDPIFQPIGYTETFAEMDQDEKNRISHRADAFGQLVKAVF; this is encoded by the coding sequence ATGAGCGGCGAAGGAAACGGCCGTCAGGCGATCCGCAAGCTCGAACCCGGCAAGCTGGTGCTGGCCAGCCACAACAAGGGCAAGATCGTCGAATTTCGCGAACTGCTCGCCCCTTACGGCGTCGAGGTGATCGCGGCGGGCGATCTGGACCTGCCCGAACCGGAGGAGACCGGCACCACCTTCGTCGCCAATGCCGAATTGAAGGCGCTGGCGGCGGCGGACCTGTCGGGGCTTCCCGCGCTGTCCGACGACAGCGGCTTGTGCGTCGATGCGCTGGGCGGCGATCCGGGCCTGTTCTCGGCGCGCTGGGCGGGGCCGACCAAGGATTTCGCGATGGCCATGCGCGCGGTCGAGGATCGGCTGAACGAGGAACCGGACATGAGCCGCGCGGCGCATTTCGTCTGCGCGCTGGCGGTTGGCTGGCCCGACGGCCATGTCGAATGGTTCGAGGGGCGCGTCGACGGCACGATCGTGTGGCCACCGCGCGGCGACAAGGGCCATGGCTATGACCCGATTTTCCAGCCGATCGGCTATACCGAAACCTTCGCCGAGATGGACCAGGACGAAAAGAACCGCATCAGCCACCGCGCCGATGCGTTCGGCCAGTTGGTGAAGGCGGTATTCTAA
- a CDS encoding YraN family protein encodes MASDHVRIRPRIRSLTASEGGRSISKGPTPERQRAEAAGRRGERLAAWWLRLKGWTILARRVRTPAGEVDLIARRGSLVAFVEVKTRKTAAELDFAIDERRLARVAAAAEVLMPTYAGPGDDIRVDVILLAPGTRPRHIENAWCG; translated from the coding sequence ATGGCATCCGATCATGTCCGCATACGACCCCGTATCCGTTCTCTGACAGCGAGCGAGGGCGGGCGTTCCATCTCCAAAGGACCGACACCCGAACGCCAGCGTGCCGAAGCAGCAGGCCGACGCGGTGAACGCCTCGCCGCCTGGTGGTTGCGCCTGAAGGGCTGGACCATCCTCGCCCGCCGCGTTCGCACGCCTGCGGGCGAGGTCGACCTGATCGCGCGGCGCGGGTCGCTGGTCGCGTTCGTGGAGGTGAAGACGCGCAAGACCGCCGCAGAACTGGACTTCGCGATCGACGAGCGGCGGCTCGCGCGGGTGGCCGCCGCCGCCGAGGTGCTGATGCCGACTTACGCCGGGCCAGGCGACGATATCCGGGTCGACGTGATCCTGCTCGCGCCGGGCACCCGGCCGCGTCACATCGAAAATGCCTGGTGCGGGTGA
- a CDS encoding ATP12 family chaperone protein, which produces MKRFWKQVDVDADRVVRLDDRPVRTPGRTPLALPTSALAEAVAGEWRSVGETVDPRAMPLTGLANAAIDRIAVDPAPFAAGLARYAESDLLCYRADSPPELIVRQDAVWNPLLDWARDRYDVQFTLVTGIMHQPQPEATVARLSQAVAALGAFQLAALSPVVTISGSLILALALLEGAADADTVWTAAHVDEDFQAEQWGEDYLAVEAREAKRREFDAAVGFLKALGG; this is translated from the coding sequence GTGAAGCGTTTCTGGAAGCAGGTCGACGTCGATGCCGATCGCGTCGTGCGGCTGGACGATCGCCCGGTGCGGACGCCGGGCCGTACCCCGCTGGCCCTGCCCACGTCGGCGCTGGCCGAGGCGGTGGCCGGGGAGTGGCGCTCGGTCGGCGAGACGGTCGATCCGCGGGCGATGCCGCTGACCGGGCTGGCCAATGCCGCGATCGACCGGATCGCGGTCGATCCGGCCCCCTTCGCCGCCGGGCTGGCGCGCTATGCCGAAAGCGATCTGCTCTGTTACCGCGCGGATTCGCCGCCGGAGCTGATCGTGCGGCAGGATGCGGTGTGGAACCCGCTGCTCGACTGGGCGCGCGACCGCTATGACGTTCAATTCACGCTGGTGACGGGAATCATGCACCAGCCGCAGCCCGAGGCGACCGTCGCGCGGCTGTCGCAGGCGGTGGCGGCGCTGGGGGCGTTTCAACTGGCCGCGCTGTCACCGGTGGTGACGATCAGCGGGTCATTGATCCTGGCGTTGGCGTTGCTGGAGGGGGCGGCGGACGCCGATACCGTGTGGACGGCGGCGCATGTCGACGAGGATTTCCAGGCCGAGCAATGGGGTGAGGATTATCTCGCGGTCGAAGCGCGGGAGGCGAAGCGTCGGGAGTTCGATGCGGCGGTCGGATTCTTGAAGGCGCTCGGGGGGTGA
- a CDS encoding copper chaperone PCu(A)C, giving the protein MRRAIFLGLSALVGTAALTGCSQKPELYAEEGWVRLAAVPGRPAAAYFIVHGGPKPLDLISVSSDVAITSEMHEGGMAMKKVDKVSIPAGGTVAFQPGGRHVMLYDMNPGVKPGRILSLLLTFSDGTRLRQGARVIGAADPAPQGS; this is encoded by the coding sequence ATGCGTCGCGCCATTTTTCTGGGGCTTTCGGCACTGGTCGGGACGGCGGCGCTGACCGGATGCTCGCAAAAGCCCGAGCTTTATGCCGAGGAGGGCTGGGTCCGCCTCGCCGCCGTGCCGGGCCGCCCGGCGGCGGCCTATTTCATCGTCCATGGCGGGCCGAAGCCCCTCGACCTCATCTCGGTCAGCAGCGATGTCGCCATCACGTCCGAGATGCACGAAGGTGGAATGGCGATGAAGAAGGTCGACAAGGTGTCGATCCCGGCGGGCGGCACGGTCGCCTTTCAGCCGGGCGGGCGGCATGTGATGTTGTACGACATGAATCCGGGTGTGAAGCCGGGGCGCATCCTGTCGCTGCTCCTGACCTTTTCGGACGGCACCCGGCTGCGCCAGGGGGCACGGGTGATCGGCGCGGCCGATCCGGCACCGCAGGGTTCGTGA
- a CDS encoding penicillin-binding protein activator, protein MGAGRLGRAVALAATLFLAACQTIVPRGPVEQPPARPEQTSPRPSTEVEPGLPRDTARHRIALLVPLSGSNAGVGQSIANATMMALLDAQADTIRITNYDTTPGAAAAAQKAIAEGAQLILGPLLSEDVRAVAPVARAAKVPVISFSNDAGVAGNGTYLMGYTPAQSIDRVVDYARGRGVTSFAGLVPNGLYGERASTAFLRAVEGAGGQVVSLQPYGRVAGGIAGAAQRLSAKAPYDAVLIADGGAAAAAAAPILKRGSGATTRLLGTELWNSESGIAARAPLNGAWFASVSNNLYRQYAAKYRARFKAAPYRLSSLGYDAVLLTVRIARDWKVNAAFPEARLRAADGFSGIDGAFRFGRDGVAERALEVQEIRGGTAVTVSPAPTGFGD, encoded by the coding sequence ATGGGGGCGGGGCGGCTGGGCCGCGCGGTGGCGCTGGCCGCGACGCTGTTTCTGGCGGCATGTCAGACGATCGTGCCGCGCGGGCCGGTCGAACAACCCCCGGCGCGCCCCGAACAGACCAGCCCGCGCCCCTCGACCGAGGTCGAGCCCGGCCTGCCGCGCGATACGGCGCGGCACCGCATCGCGCTGCTCGTACCGTTATCGGGCAGCAATGCCGGGGTGGGCCAGTCGATCGCCAATGCGACGATGATGGCGCTGCTCGACGCGCAGGCCGACACGATCCGAATCACCAATTACGACACCACGCCCGGCGCGGCGGCGGCGGCGCAAAAGGCGATCGCGGAGGGCGCGCAACTGATCCTGGGGCCTTTGCTGTCCGAGGATGTCCGCGCGGTCGCCCCCGTCGCGCGGGCGGCGAAGGTGCCGGTCATCAGCTTCTCCAACGATGCGGGCGTGGCCGGGAACGGCACCTATCTGATGGGCTATACCCCCGCCCAGTCGATCGACCGGGTGGTCGATTATGCGCGCGGGCGGGGCGTCACCAGCTTTGCGGGGCTGGTGCCCAACGGCCTTTATGGCGAGCGCGCCTCGACCGCCTTTCTTCGCGCGGTCGAAGGGGCGGGGGGACAGGTCGTCTCGCTCCAGCCCTATGGCCGGGTCGCGGGCGGCATCGCGGGGGCGGCGCAGCGGCTGAGCGCCAAGGCGCCCTATGACGCGGTGCTGATCGCCGATGGCGGCGCGGCGGCGGCGGCGGCGGCGCCGATCCTGAAGCGTGGGTCGGGCGCGACGACGCGGCTGCTGGGCACCGAATTGTGGAATTCCGAATCGGGTATCGCCGCGCGCGCGCCGCTGAACGGGGCATGGTTCGCCAGCGTGTCGAACAACCTCTACCGCCAATATGCCGCCAAATATCGCGCCCGGTTCAAGGCCGCGCCCTATCGCCTGTCGAGCCTGGGCTATGACGCGGTGCTGCTGACCGTGCGGATCGCGCGCGACTGGAAGGTCAACGCGGCCTTCCCCGAAGCCAGGCTGCGCGCGGCGGATGGTTTTTCCGGGATCGACGGCGCCTTCCGCTTCGGCCGCGACGGCGTGGCCGAGCGCGCGCTGGAGGTGCAGGAGATCCGCGGCGGCACGGCGGTGACGGTGTCGCCCGCGCCGACCGGGTTCGGGGATTGA
- the grpE gene encoding nucleotide exchange factor GrpE produces MSDNKTNETQTDLRDETAEAAPEVAGQDRLAELENQLAEAKQQYLYAQAEIQNVRRRAEKESADARNYAATSFARDILSVADNLQRALATIPADLREDDKWKGLVTGLDATGREMDSVLGRHGITKIDAMGQPLDPNRHQAMIEMPSDQEPGTIVQEMQSGYMIKDRLLRPALVAVAKKPD; encoded by the coding sequence ATGAGCGACAACAAGACGAACGAAACCCAGACCGATCTTCGCGATGAAACGGCGGAGGCCGCGCCCGAAGTGGCGGGGCAGGACCGTCTGGCCGAGCTGGAGAACCAGTTGGCCGAGGCCAAGCAGCAATATCTCTATGCCCAGGCTGAGATTCAGAATGTCCGCCGCCGCGCCGAAAAGGAATCGGCGGACGCGCGCAACTATGCCGCGACGTCCTTCGCGCGCGACATCCTGTCGGTTGCCGACAACCTCCAGCGCGCCCTGGCGACCATCCCCGCCGACCTGCGCGAGGATGACAAGTGGAAGGGGCTGGTGACCGGCCTCGATGCGACGGGCCGCGAGATGGACAGCGTGCTGGGCCGCCACGGCATCACCAAGATCGACGCGATGGGCCAGCCTCTGGACCCCAACAGGCATCAGGCGATGATCGAAATGCCCTCCGACCAGGAGCCGGGCACGATCGTGCAGGAGATGCAGTCGGGCTACATGATCAAGGACCGCCTGCTGCGCCCCGCGTTGGTGGCGGTGGCGAAGAAGCCGGACTGA
- a CDS encoding STAS/SEC14 domain-containing protein — translation MYAFQFRHDLNLLDIQWTGHFTPEIAMRYARELLDAFRRSGFRPGYRLRIDMSAINVQPKDAIMTVHEALRDFPRASRIAMINGSAIGRQQIRRLMTQPYLRVFDPTEDSLAWLTGPEEVAA, via the coding sequence ATGTACGCCTTCCAATTTCGTCACGACCTCAACCTGCTCGACATCCAGTGGACCGGGCATTTCACGCCCGAGATCGCCATGCGCTATGCCCGGGAATTGCTGGACGCCTTCCGGCGCAGCGGTTTCCGCCCCGGCTATCGGCTGCGCATCGACATGTCGGCGATCAACGTCCAGCCCAAGGATGCGATCATGACGGTGCACGAAGCGCTGCGCGACTTCCCCCGTGCCAGCCGGATCGCGATGATCAACGGCAGCGCGATCGGGCGCCAGCAGATCCGGCGACTGATGACCCAGCCCTATCTCCGGGTGTTCGATCCCACCGAGGACAGCTTGGCGTGGCTGACCGGGCCGGAGGAAGTGGCGGCTTGA